From Camelina sativa cultivar DH55 chromosome 5, Cs, whole genome shotgun sequence:
TATATacctcatttttttgtttagtaaaaCACATGATACAAAATTTAGATGATGTATATAATAAGCTTTATTGTAATATGAAGTATTAAGGTTTAAAATGGTTTCACAGGAAACCATGAGAATAAATCATTTCATTACACAAGagtcaaattttatttactgaGAAGTAAATAATGTAAGAGAAGGAGGTTTTTGTTAGTCTTAttacaacaatttttttgggTTGGCGGTTGAAGAATTTACATTTACACCAAATGTCAAATCAGGGAATATAGAGAGATGGTTTCAAGCATCATCTGCATCACTTCCACCAATATGCCTTCCATGGCTACTCACCCAATAGTTGCTCCCATCAGGACCCGATATCTTAAATCTGTCAGGACAACAATTTCATAAATCAAAACCCGGTGTTCTTTGTTACTCAAGTCCTGATATGTTGGATATATAACCTTTCAAGAACAGATTTTCCTTCTTTGTACTTTTGATTCTTCTCATGAGCAGTCTCCTGgtaaaacagaacacaaaagttaaaaaaggttaaaaccACCCGAAGAATTCGAACACGGATAGGTTCTTATTAGAATAGTTGATATCTGTCTAGCTTACATATCTCCAGCCAACGATTGATCCACAAGATACACAGTAAATGTCAGCCACAGTATGTTTTCCAGTGATCATTAGTCTTTCTTCAGTCTCTCCCATTGAAACATTGGCACTAAACCAGATCAAATCATCATCAGAAAACACATCCCAATTCAAGAAGTATtggatgatgatcatcatcatgagGTGCCTTAGAAATAAGAAACACTTACACCTTATTGAAGAGATAAGCTTTCCCATTCTTGCAGTGAAAAGACTGAACAAGAAACATAGAAACAACTAATCAGGGAATGCTCAGTACTTCAAATCTCTGTTATTCTCAAGAAGCATAAAGATAACCCCATCTTAGACCACAAGGAGAATAAAAAAcgatcaaatcagtttttcagaTGATTAGATCATCAGCTCAAGGGGAGCTCAACGTT
This genomic window contains:
- the LOC104785406 gene encoding protein yippee-like encodes the protein MGRLFVVNLEGKIYSCKHCKTHLATYEDIISKSFHCKNGKAYLFNKVANVSMGETEERLMITGKHTVADIYCVSCGSIVGWRYETAHEKNQKYKEGKSVLERFKISGPDGSNYWVSSHGRHIGGSDADDA